Proteins found in one Oribacterium sp. oral taxon 102 genomic segment:
- a CDS encoding ABC transporter permease has translation MAKWRRALSDIYLSLIVLFLYAPILVLIVLSFNASKSRARWGGFTFSRYAELFTNEDILLALKNTLLIAGISAFAATILGTMAAIAIRGMGRKRRNLILGITNIPMLNADIVTGISLMLCFIAFRISLGFRTILIAHITFNLPYVILSVLPKLRQSSQVNFEAAQDLGAGPIYAFFRVVLPDIMPGVLSGFLLAFTMSLDDFIITHFTRGAGINTISTLVYSEVRKGINPSMYALSALIFVTVFVVLLFANFAPERLTRLRSGKEAQQ, from the coding sequence ATGGCAAAATGGAGACGGGCATTGTCCGACATATATCTCTCTCTGATCGTGCTCTTCCTTTATGCACCGATTCTGGTGCTGATTGTGCTGAGCTTCAATGCCTCGAAGTCGCGGGCGCGCTGGGGCGGCTTCACCTTCTCCCGCTATGCGGAGCTGTTTACCAATGAGGATATCCTGCTGGCGCTGAAAAATACCCTGCTGATTGCCGGAATTTCGGCTTTTGCGGCGACGATTCTCGGGACGATGGCGGCGATTGCGATCCGGGGAATGGGACGCAAACGGAGAAATCTGATTCTCGGCATCACGAATATCCCGATGCTGAATGCGGATATCGTGACCGGCATTTCACTGATGCTCTGCTTCATTGCCTTCCGCATCAGTCTGGGCTTCCGTACGATCCTGATTGCCCACATTACCTTCAATCTCCCCTATGTGATCCTGTCTGTGCTGCCGAAGCTGCGGCAGTCCTCGCAGGTCAATTTCGAGGCGGCGCAGGATCTGGGTGCGGGACCGATCTATGCCTTTTTCCGAGTTGTGCTGCCGGATATCATGCCGGGCGTGCTCTCGGGCTTCTTGCTTGCCTTCACGATGAGTCTCGACGACTTCATCATTACACACTTTACACGCGGCGCAGGGATCAATACGATTTCAACCCTCGTCTATTCCGAGGTGCGGAAGGGAATCAATCCGAGCATGTACGCGCTGTCCGCCCTGATCTTCGTGACGGTCTTCGTCGTACTCCTCTTTGCGAACTTCGCGCCGGAGCGGCTCACGAGGCTTCGCAGCGGGAAGGAGGCGCAGCAATGA
- a CDS encoding ABC transporter substrate-binding protein, whose product MRKRAFFAVPLLLSALTLSACADSAAEKSVDSGNTLNVYNWGEYIDPEVIGLFEEETGIHVVYDMFETNEEMYPVIAAGGVVYDAVCPSDYMIEKMIRTDLLAPLDYSQIPNSSEIGEEYWKLSAEFDPGNVYAVPYTTGTVGIIYNKEMLDKLGVPYPTRWADLWDERLRGEILMQDSVRDAFMVALKKDGHSMNTTDEAELDQARDELIRQKPLVQAYVVDQVRDKMIGGEAAVGVIYSGEMLYIQGEAAENGLELEYVVPEEGTNLWIDGWVIPKNAAHRENAEKWINFLCRPDIAKRNFEYITYSTPNIGAQALLDPEYLEDRAVFPDMRQVLEKGEVYHYLGEEDDAKYNNRWKTVKAK is encoded by the coding sequence ATGAGGAAGAGAGCTTTTTTCGCAGTGCCGCTTCTGCTGTCCGCCCTGACGCTGTCTGCCTGCGCGGACAGTGCTGCGGAGAAGAGCGTGGACAGCGGCAATACATTGAATGTTTATAACTGGGGGGAATATATCGACCCGGAGGTGATCGGGCTTTTCGAGGAGGAGACCGGTATTCATGTGGTTTACGATATGTTCGAGACCAATGAGGAGATGTATCCGGTCATCGCGGCGGGCGGCGTGGTCTACGATGCAGTCTGCCCCTCCGACTATATGATAGAGAAGATGATCCGTACCGATTTGCTCGCGCCGCTGGATTATTCGCAGATTCCCAACAGCAGCGAGATCGGGGAGGAATACTGGAAGCTCTCGGCGGAGTTCGATCCGGGCAATGTCTATGCCGTCCCCTATACGACCGGAACGGTCGGCATCATTTACAATAAGGAAATGCTGGATAAGCTGGGCGTGCCGTACCCGACGCGCTGGGCGGATCTCTGGGACGAGCGTCTGCGGGGAGAGATCCTGATGCAGGATTCCGTACGGGATGCCTTCATGGTCGCGCTGAAGAAGGACGGGCACTCCATGAATACGACGGATGAGGCGGAGCTTGATCAGGCGAGAGACGAGCTGATCCGGCAGAAGCCGCTCGTGCAGGCGTATGTGGTCGATCAGGTGCGGGACAAGATGATCGGCGGAGAGGCGGCGGTCGGCGTGATCTATTCCGGCGAGATGCTCTATATTCAGGGCGAGGCGGCGGAGAACGGGCTGGAGCTCGAGTATGTCGTGCCGGAGGAGGGAACGAATCTCTGGATCGACGGCTGGGTGATCCCGAAGAACGCTGCGCACAGAGAGAATGCAGAGAAATGGATCAATTTCCTCTGCCGTCCGGATATCGCGAAACGGAACTTCGAGTACATAACCTATTCGACGCCGAATATCGGCGCGCAGGCGCTGCTGGATCCGGAATATCTCGAGGACAGGGCGGTGTTCCCGGATATGCGGCAGGTGCTCGAGAAGGGGGAGGTCTATCATTACCTCGGAGAAGAGGACGATGCGAAATACAATAACCGCTGGAAGACGGTCAAGGCGAAGTAG